In the Nocardioides marmotae genome, GCGAGCCCGCGGCGGCTGCCGTCGTAGGGCGTGGCCGGCCAGGACCCCTGCGTCCGCAGGCCGGTGAGCACCTCGTCGAGCACGTCGTCGGTCGCGTCGGGGACGTACCAGTCGCGGACCGTCTCCCAGACCGCGGCGGTGTCGAGGAGGGTCAGGTCGACCCGGCCGGCGACGATGCCGTCCTCGATGTCGTGGACGGAGTAGGCCACGTCGTCGGCGAGGTCCATCACCTGCGCCTCGAGGCACTGCCGCTCGCCGACCGCACCGACCCGCATCCAGTCGAAGACCGGCCGGTCGTCGTCGTAGACGCCGAACTTGCTGACCTCGCGCGGGGAGCCGTCGGCGTGCACGCCGTGCGGCGCCTCGGCCCGGGCGCGCGGCCAGGGGTACTTCGTGCAGGCGTCCAGCGTGGCCCGGGTGAGGTTGAGCCCCACCGAGGCGCCGTCCGGGCCGAAGGTCTTGGCCTCCAGCCGGGTCAGCAGCCGCAGCGTCTGGGCGTTGCCCTCGAAGCCGCCGCACGGGGCGCTGAGCTCGGCGAGCACCCGCTCGCCGTTGTGGCCGAACGGCGGGTGGCCGAGGTCGTGGGCCAGCGCGGCGGTCTCGGCGATGTCGGGCTGGCTGCCCAGCGCGCGGGAGAGGTCGCGCGCGACCTGGGCCACCTCGAGGCTGTGGGTCAGCCGGTTGCGGACGAAGTCGTCGGTCTGCGGGCCGACGACCTGGGTCTTCGCCGCCAGCCGCCGGGAGGCGGCCGCGTGCACCAGGCGGGCGCGGTCGCGCTCGAAGGCGGTGCGCTCGGGGGCGTCGACACGCTTGGGCGGCTCGGGGACGATCCGCTCCCGCGCGGCGGCGTCGTACAGCTCTTCGGTGCTCATGGCGGAGGCGAGCCTAGAGGGACCCGCCCCCGGCCCGAGCGCTCAGTACGTCGTGACGTGGACGTGGTCGTAGTGGTTGGCCGTGGTGGAGCCGCGGTCCTCCATCGCGCGCCAGCCCTCGCCGGCACGCTCGACCGACCAGATCTTCTGGGCGTAGATGAGGTAGGAGACACCGAGCGCGGCGTGGTTGGCGCGGACGAACTCCGCGACCTCCCAGCCGCGGTCGCCGCTGACCATGATGTCGACCGCGAGGCCCTGGGAGTGCTCCCCGTCGCCGCGGAAGGTGCCGTACGTCGAGATCTCGGGGAAGGCCGCGCAGACGGCCTCGTGCACCTTGACCACGTTGGGGCTCACGCCGGAGGCGACCGAGGTCCCGTTGGTGCAGGCGGCGCCGAGCTGCGGCTCGGTGGCCGCATCCTCCGAGCCGGCCTCGGTCTCGGCCTCCTCGGTCTCGGGCTTCTCGGCGACCAGGTAGCCCCGGCTCACCCAGCGCGCGGTGCCGTCGACGACGATCTCCTCGCGGCCGAAGAGGGTACGACCGGTGACCAGCACCTTCTCCAGGGCGTCGACCTGGCCGACGTTGTCGGCCGCCTCGCCCGGCGCGTCCCAGAGGTTCAGCGTGGTGGTGGTCCACTTCCGGGTGTCGGCCTGGGCGACCGCGCGGCGGACGGCGGGGGCGGCGGTGATCCGCTCGACCTTCGTGGGCTTGCGCTCGATCCGGTCCGAGGAGCGGGAGACGACCGGCTGGCGCTCGAACTGGGTGTCGATCGACGGGCTGGGGGTGCTCGCCTCACGTGCCGTCGCGGCCACCAGCTCGGCGGACGAGGGGGTCGCGGCGACACCGAGGGTGACGGCGCCGACGGTCGCGAGGAGCGCGACGGGTGCGGCCACGAGGGCGGCACGGGGCTTGCGGCGGGCATTGGCGTCCCGCTTGTGGCGGTGGTCTGCCACAGCGTTGATCCTTTGCAGTTGCTGGCATGGGACGGCCGGTCAGCTTCGTCGCTGGACCGGCGCGGTCCCACCGTGGCACACCTCCGCCGATCTCCGTGAAAGATCAACGGTAAAAACTGCTGTGCGTCGTCTCACCCACCGGTCGCGCTGTCGGCGTCCTCGGGAGCCACGCACCCCAGTCCGTCGGTCTCGTCGAGCCAGCCCTCGGGCAGCACGACCTTGCTCCGCGGGGAGCCCTGGCGACCGCGCGGCGCGCCCAGCTCCGAGGCGGGGAACGGCTCGTCGGGGTCGAGGTCGGCCAGCAGCGCGTCGAGCGCCGCGAGGCTGTCGACCAGGCCGAGCGAGCGCCGCATCTGGCCGCCCGCGGCGAAGCCCTTGAGGTACCACGAGACGTGCTTGCGGAACTCCTTGCAGCCCCGCTCCTCCCCCATGTGCTGGCACAGGAGCTCGGCGTGCCGGCGCATCATCGCCGCCACCTCGCCCAGCCGGGGCAGGGTCGCGACCTGCTCGCCGCCGAAGGCCGCCGCGAGGTCGCGGAAGAGCCACGGTCGGCCCAGGCAGCCGCGCCCGACGACGACGCCTGCGGCGCCGGTCTGCTCGACCATGCGCACCGCGTCGGCGGCCTCCCAGATGTCGCCGTTGCCGAGCACCGGGATGTCGACGGCGGCGACCAGCTCGCCGATGGCGTCCCAGTCGGCCTCACCGGAGTAGGCCTGCGCGACGGTGCGGCCGTGCAGCGCGATCGCCGCGACGCCCGTCTCCTGGGCGATCCGGCCGGCGTCGAGGTAGGTCAGGTGGTCCGCGTCGATGCCCTTGCGGGTCTTCATCGTGACCGGCACGTCGTACGGCGCCGCGGCCGCGACCGCGTGCTCGAGGATCCGGCCGAGGAGGCCGCGCTTCCAGGGCAGCGCCCCGCCGCCGCCCTTGCGGGTGACCTTGGGGACCGGGCAGCCGAAGTTGAGGTCGATGTGGGCGACGCCGTACTCCGCGCAGAGGATCTCCGCGGCCTTGCCGACGTAGACCGGGTCGGTGCCGTAGAGCTGGACCGAGCGGGTGGTCTCGAGCTCGTCGAAGACCAGCATGTCGCGGGTGTGCTGGTCGCCCTCGACCAGCCCGCGGCTGGTGATCATCTCGCAGACGTAGAGGCCGGCGCCCTGCTCGGCGCAGAGCCGGCGGTACGCCGCGTTGGTGATGCCCGCCATCGGCGCGAGCACCACGGGGGTCTCCACGCGCAGCGACCCGAGGGTCAGCGAGGTGGGCAAGGTCATGCCGGCCATTGTCCGGCGGCCCGGCGGGCCGACCCAAATCCGGCCAGATCCGACCCAGATCCGGCTCGGATCCGGCTCAGATCCGGCTCAGATCCGGCTCAGCGCAGGACGGTCCCCTGCACCGCGAAGCCCCACTCGCGGCGGTAGCGGCTGGCCCGGGCGCAGTCCGCGCCGCCCGCGGCCGCGTCGACCAGGCACCGGACGAGCACGTAGCCGCGGCCGGGCACCCCCGAGAGGTAGACGAGGCCGCCGCGGTCCTTCTCGAACCAGACCTGGTCGCCGACCTGGTGGGTCAGCCGCCGCGTCGCGAGCAGCCGGCCGTCGTCCACACGACGTACCTGCAGGTCCTCGTGGCGGGTGGTCGGGGTGGGGGCGACGCCGGCCACGAGGGTGCCGTCGGCGGAGATCGCGCTCGGCACGAACGCCGCGTCCCAGGCGGGGGTGGCCGGCGCGCGGAGCGAGGTCGGCCCGTAGCGCCCCTCGGCGGTCTCGACCATCGCGAGGTCGTGCTTCGGGGCCACGACCGCGCTGTGCACGTCGACGCAGGTCAGCGACTCCTCGGTGTCATCCACCGGCTCGGGCGGGACCCAGGTGCAGGTCCGCCCCGGCAGCGCGATCCGCACGCCGCCGCCGTCCCAGCGCAGCGCCGTGCCGACCTCGCCGGGAAGCCGCAGCCGGGCCACCACCTCGCCGAGGGCCTCACCGGTGAGGGACAGCACCACGCCGACCGCTCCGCCGTCGCGGTCCCTCGTCCACCGCAGCACGCGGTAGGGGTGGAAGGACTGCAGGAAGTACGTCCCGTTCTCCCGGTCCCAGGCCCGCGCGACCTCCCGCGCGCCGCCGCTGCCGCCGACGGCGTACAACCGCACCGAGGTCTGCCGCTGCTGGGCCACCAGCCACCCGAGGTTCGACGGCCCGACCAGCCGGAGGGAGTACGCCGGGTCCCGCGGCACCCCGATCCGCCGCTCCTTGCCGCTGCGCAGGTGGAGCAGCGCGGCGCCGCGCGGCTGGGCGAGCCGCTCGACCCACGCGAGGTCGGCGTCGGGGCCGCGCGCCAGGTCGTCGTCGGGGCCGGCGACCGCGGGAGCGGCCGGCAGGAGCAGGGCGAGGCCCACCAGGGCGAGCAGGACGGTCTTCCTCATGCCCGGTCCGACGCTCGCGGCGCCGGGAAGGTTCAGCCCTGCTTGCGGTTCTTCCCGCCCTTGCCCTTGCCCTTCTTGCCGTTGCCCGGCTTCTTCACCTTCTCGACCGGGCCGGTCCAGGTGATCGGGGCGAACTCCTGGGTCGGGCGGAAGCTCACCGCTGTCAGCTCGCCCTTGTCCGGGGCGAGGTAGACCAGGCAGACCTTCGTCTTCTTGCCGGGGCCGAACTTCTTGGGCAGCGGCGTGCTGGGGCAGGGGTCGAAGCGGCTCGCGAACGAGGAGGACTCGACCAGGGTGTTGCGGCCGTCGACGATGTAGAGCGGGACCCGGCGGCCGCCGAGGTTGGTCTCGCCCTCGTTGGCGACGGTGACGCGCACGAAGTAGGGGGTGGCCTTCTTGGTCGCGGCGTCGAGCTGCCAGCCGCGGAAGGACTCCTTGAAGGAGGTCTTCTCGATCCGGTCGACCCGGATCGAGAGCACGCCGACCTGGTCCTGCCGCGGCTCGTAGGCCACGGTCGCGGTCTCCCCCACCTCGAGCTCGCTGCCCTGCGGGGTCAGCTCGACGCCCTCGGGCACCGGGAGGTACGGCGTGGCGCTGGCCGACGCCGTGCCCGCGCTGCTCGTCGGCGACCCGCTGCCCTCCGCCGACGGGTCGTCGGAGTCGTCGGAGCAGGCGGTGAGCAGCAGGCTGCCGGCCAGGAGGCCGGCGAGCGCCGCGCGGGCGGGGCGGGACGGACGCATCCCTCGATTGTGCACGCCGGGGCTGGTCAGCACCCGACGAATCGCTGCGCGAACCAACCCGTGACCTGGTCCAGGCCGACGCGCTCCTGCTCCATGGTGTCGCGGGAGCGGACCGTGACGGCCTGGTCCTCGAGGGTGTCGAAGTCGACGGTGACGCAGTACGGCGTACCGATCTCGTCCTGGCGGCGGTAGCGGCGGCCGATGGCGCCGGAGTCGTCGAAGTCGACGTTCCAGCCCGCGGTGCGCAGCTCCATGGCCAGGTCCTTGGCCTTCGGGGAGAGGTCGGCGTTGCGGCTCAGCGGCAGCACCGCGACCTTGACCGGGGCCAGCCGCGGGTCGAGGCGCAGCACGGTGCGCTTGTCGACGCCGCCCTTGGTGTTGGGCGCCTCGTCCTCGGTGTAGGCGTCGACGAGGAAGGTCATCAGGCTGCGCGAGAGGCCGGCTGCCGGCTCGATGACGTAGGGCGTGTAGCGCTCGTTGTTGGCCTGGTCGAAGTAGGAGAGGTCCTGGCCGGAGTGCTGGGCGTGGGTGGAGAGGTCGAAGTCGGTGCGGTTCGCGATGCCCTCGAGCTCACCCCACTCCGAGCCGGTGAAGCCGAAGCGGTACTCGATGTCCACGGTGCGCTTGGAGTAGTGGCTGAGCTTCTCATTGGCGTGCTCGTAGTGGCGCAGGTTGTCGGGGTTGATCCCGAGGTCGGTGTACCACTGCGTGCGCTGGTCGATCCAGTACTGGTGCCACTCCTCGTCCTCGCCCGGCTTGACGAAGAACTCCATCTCCATCTGCTCGAACTCGCGGGTGCGGAAGATGAAGTTGCCCGGGGTGATCTCGTTGCGGAAGCTCTTGCCGATCTGGGCGATGCCGAACGGGGGCTTCTGGCGGCTGGAGGTCACCACGTTGGCGAAGTTCACGAAGATGCCCTGCGCGGTCTCGGGGCGCAGGTAGTGCAGGCCGGTCTCGTCCTCGGTGACGCCGAGGTAGGTCTTGAGCATCCCGGAGAACTGGCGGGGCTCGGTCCACGCGCCGCGGGTGCCGCAGTTGGTGCAGGCGACCTCCTTGAGGTCGACGGTGTCGGGGTCCTCGATGCCCTTCTTCTCCGCGTACGCCTCCTGGAGGTGGTCGTAGCGGAAGCGCTTGTGGCAGGACTGGCACTCGGTCAGCGGGTCGTTGAAGGTGTCGACGTGGCCGCTGGCCTCCCAGACCTGCCGCGGCAGGATGATGCTGGAGTCGAGGCCCACGACGTCCTCGCGCATGGTGACCATCGACTTCCACCACTGGCGCTTGATGTTCTCCTTCAGCTCCACGCCGAGCGGGCCGTAGTCCCACGCGGAGCGCGTGCCGCCGTAGATCTCGCCGCACGGGTAGACGAAACCTCGCCGCTTGGCGAGGGAGACGACGTGGTCGACGGTCGTTGCGGGCGGCTTGGCCACGGGGTGAACCTCTCAGGGGAACTGCTGGTGCAGGGTGTCTCGGATGGATCGGATGGCTCGGTCGAGCGAACGGTCAGCCTAGCGAGCGTGGCACCCCGGTGTTGAGCACGGCCCCCGGGTCCACCGGCTCGTAGGCGCTCGGCTCGTCGAGGGCGCGGCTGAGCACCGGCACGGCGTCCATCTTCACCTCGTACGACGACAGCGCGCGGCGGTAGGCGCCGATGTTCGCCCAGGTGGTGGTGAGCACCCACAGGGTCGGGTCGTCGACGTTGCGGCCGATCCGGCCGGCGACGTACCCCGGCCGCGCGGCGAGCGCCGCGTGCGCCCGCTCCAGGTCGGCGCGGAACCTCTCGCCGTCGTCCTCGGGCACGCGGAACCTGTTGACCACCAGCACGGGGGCGAGCCTAGTGAGCCAGGACCCCCGAGATACGATTTGACAACCATTCTCAATCGAACTGAGAATCATTCTCATGAGTTCCCGCCGTCTGCGTCGTCGCACCGCCCCCGCCGTCTGCGCCGTCGCCGCCCTCGCCCTGAGTGGCTGCGCCGCGTTGACCGGCGAGGAGGAGTCGGGCGGCTCCGCGGAGGGCTCGCGCACGATCGTGGCCGGGCTCTACCCGCTGGCCTACGTCGCCGAGCGGGTCGCGGGCGACGCCTTCGAGGTCGAGAACCTCACCTCCCCCGGCAGCGAGCCGCACGACCTCGAGCTCGGCCTGAGCGAGACCGCGGAGGTCAGCGACGCGGCGCTGCTGCTCTACCTCGACTCCCTCCAGCCGGCGGTCGACGCCGCCGCCGAGGAGAACGCCGGCGGCGAGGTGCTCGACGCCGCGTCCGTGGTCGACCTGCTCCCCTTCGAGGACGAGCACGACCACGCGGACGAGGGCGGGGACGAGCACGCCGGAGGCGACCACGCCGACCACGACCACGACCACGAGGGACACGACCACGGCGACCTCGACCCGCACTTCTGGCAGGACCCGGTGCGGATGGCCGACCTCGGCGACGCGGTGGCCGAGCGGCTCGCCGAGATCGATCCGGAGGAGGCCGAGACGTTCCGCGCCAACGCCGCGGACCTGCGCGCGGACCTCGAGGCGCTCGACGAGGAGTACGCCGCCGGGCTGGCCGACTGCGCGCGGAACACCGTGGTCACCAGCCACGACGCCTTCGGCTACCTGGAGAAGTACGGGCTGGACATGCACGCCATCGCCGGCATCTCCCCCGACGCCGAGCCGAGCCCGGCCGCGCTGGCCGAGCTCCAGGAGCTGATCCGCGAGGACGGCGTCACCACGGTCTTCTCCGAGTCGCTGGCGAGCCCCAAGACCGCCGAGGTTCTCGCCGACGACGCCGGGGTGCGCACCGCGGTGCTGGACACCGCCGAGGGGCTGACCGACGAGACCGCGGACGAGGACTACCTTTCGCTCATGCGTGCGAACCTCGCTGCCCTGCAGGAGGCGAACGGCTGTTGAGCACCTCCTCCCCGGGTGCCTCCGAGCCGGTCGTCGAGCTGCGCGACGGCGCGGTCGCGATCGCGGGCCGTCCGATCCTGCGCCACATCGACCTGAGCGTGCACGCGGGTGAGTTCGTGACGCTGCTGGGCCCCAACGGCTCGGGCAAGTCGACGCTCGTGCGCGCACTGGTCGGCCTCCGACCGCTCACGCACGGCTCGCTGCGGCTCTTCGGCACGCCCTTCGAGTCCTTCCGCGACTGGCACCGGCTCGGCTTCGTCCCGCAGCGCTCGAGCGCGGCCAGCGGCGTGCCGGCCTCGGTCGCCGAGGTCGTCGCCTCCGGGCGGCTGACCCGCCGCCGGCTGCTGCGGCCCGCCGGGCGGGCCGACAAGGCCGCGGTCGCCTCCGCGCTCGAGCTGGTCGGGCTCGCCGACCGGGCCCGCGACAGCGTCGCCACGCTGTCCGGCGGGCAGCAGCAGCGGGTGCTCATCGCCCGCGCGCTCGCCGGGGAGCCGGACCTGTTCTTCCTCGACGAGCCCACCGCCGGTGTCGACCTGCCGAACCAGCAGGCGCTCGCCGACGCCCTCGGCGCCCTGTCCCGCGGCGGCAGCACCGTCGTCCTGGTCACCCACGAGCTCGGCCCGCTCGAGCCGCTCGTCGACCGCACGGTCGTGCTCCGCGACGGACGGATCGTGTACGACGGCGCGCCGCTCCAGGTCGACGACGCGCACGGCCACCACCACCCCAGCCCCCGGCGTACCGACCACCACCCCGGCATGGTCGCGCCGCTCGACCGACCCGACGAGGAGGTGTCCTGGTGATCGACCTCCTGGGTCACCCGTTCATGCAGCGGGCGCTGATCGCGGCGTTCGTCACCGGGCTCGCCGCGCCGGTCATCGGCACCTACCTCGTCCAGCGGCGGCTCGCCCTGCTCGGCGACGGCCTCGGCCACGTCGCCGTCACCGGTGTCGCCCTCGGCCTGCTCACCGGCGTCGCCCCCACCTGGACCGCCGTGGTCGTCGCCGTGCTGGGCGCGGTGGCGATCGAGGTCATCCGCGAGCGCGGCAGCACCAGCGGGGACCTGGCGCTCGCGCTGCTCTTCTACGGCGGCCTCGCCGGCGGCGTGATGATCACCGGCCTGGCCGACCAGTCGGCCGCACGGCTCAACCAGTACCTCTTCGGCTCGATCACCTCGATCTCGGTCTCCGACATCTGGTTCACCCTCGGGCTCGCCGCGGTGATCCTGCTCGTCGGCGTCGGGCTGCTCCCCCAGCTGTTCACCGTCGCGCAGGACCAGGACTTCGCGCGCGTCGCCGGGCTCAACGTGCGGGCCTACAACCTGCTCGTCGCCGTCCTCGCCGCGGTCACCGTCACCATCGCGATGCGCACCGTCGGGCTGCTGCTGGTCTCGGCGATGATGATCGTGCCCGTCGCGGCCTCCCAGCAGCTGGCGCGGTCCTTCCGGGCGACGATCATCGGCGCGGTCGTCGTGGGCGCCGGTGCGGCCGTCGGTGGGCTGCTGCTCGCGGCGTACATCTCGGTGCGCCACGACGCCTCCGTCGCCCCCGGCCCGACCATCGTGCTGCTCGCCC is a window encoding:
- a CDS encoding deoxyguanosinetriphosphate triphosphohydrolase produces the protein MSTEELYDAAARERIVPEPPKRVDAPERTAFERDRARLVHAAASRRLAAKTQVVGPQTDDFVRNRLTHSLEVAQVARDLSRALGSQPDIAETAALAHDLGHPPFGHNGERVLAELSAPCGGFEGNAQTLRLLTRLEAKTFGPDGASVGLNLTRATLDACTKYPWPRARAEAPHGVHADGSPREVSKFGVYDDDRPVFDWMRVGAVGERQCLEAQVMDLADDVAYSVHDIEDGIVAGRVDLTLLDTAAVWETVRDWYVPDATDDVLDEVLTGLRTQGSWPATPYDGSRRGLAALKNLTSDLIGRFCGAVQHATYAAGEGPFVRYRADLVVPEATRLEIAVLKGIAARYVMQAEDRVALMERQRALVADLVGTLVDRGPDALQRPFAEDWAAAADDAARLRVVVDQVASLTDASAVEWHARLCR
- a CDS encoding mucin-2 protein produces the protein MADHRHKRDANARRKPRAALVAAPVALLATVGAVTLGVAATPSSAELVAATAREASTPSPSIDTQFERQPVVSRSSDRIERKPTKVERITAAPAVRRAVAQADTRKWTTTTLNLWDAPGEAADNVGQVDALEKVLVTGRTLFGREEIVVDGTARWVSRGYLVAEKPETEEAETEAGSEDAATEPQLGAACTNGTSVASGVSPNVVKVHEAVCAAFPEISTYGTFRGDGEHSQGLAVDIMVSGDRGWEVAEFVRANHAALGVSYLIYAQKIWSVERAGEGWRAMEDRGSTTANHYDHVHVTTY
- the dusB gene encoding tRNA dihydrouridine synthase DusB, encoding MAGMTLPTSLTLGSLRVETPVVLAPMAGITNAAYRRLCAEQGAGLYVCEMITSRGLVEGDQHTRDMLVFDELETTRSVQLYGTDPVYVGKAAEILCAEYGVAHIDLNFGCPVPKVTRKGGGGALPWKRGLLGRILEHAVAAAAPYDVPVTMKTRKGIDADHLTYLDAGRIAQETGVAAIALHGRTVAQAYSGEADWDAIGELVAAVDIPVLGNGDIWEAADAVRMVEQTGAAGVVVGRGCLGRPWLFRDLAAAFGGEQVATLPRLGEVAAMMRRHAELLCQHMGEERGCKEFRKHVSWYLKGFAAGGQMRRSLGLVDSLAALDALLADLDPDEPFPASELGAPRGRQGSPRSKVVLPEGWLDETDGLGCVAPEDADSATGG
- a CDS encoding glycine--tRNA ligase; translation: MAKPPATTVDHVVSLAKRRGFVYPCGEIYGGTRSAWDYGPLGVELKENIKRQWWKSMVTMREDVVGLDSSIILPRQVWEASGHVDTFNDPLTECQSCHKRFRYDHLQEAYAEKKGIEDPDTVDLKEVACTNCGTRGAWTEPRQFSGMLKTYLGVTEDETGLHYLRPETAQGIFVNFANVVTSSRQKPPFGIAQIGKSFRNEITPGNFIFRTREFEQMEMEFFVKPGEDEEWHQYWIDQRTQWYTDLGINPDNLRHYEHANEKLSHYSKRTVDIEYRFGFTGSEWGELEGIANRTDFDLSTHAQHSGQDLSYFDQANNERYTPYVIEPAAGLSRSLMTFLVDAYTEDEAPNTKGGVDKRTVLRLDPRLAPVKVAVLPLSRNADLSPKAKDLAMELRTAGWNVDFDDSGAIGRRYRRQDEIGTPYCVTVDFDTLEDQAVTVRSRDTMEQERVGLDQVTGWFAQRFVGC
- a CDS encoding antibiotic biosynthesis monooxygenase family protein, which codes for MLVVNRFRVPEDDGERFRADLERAHAALAARPGYVAGRIGRNVDDPTLWVLTTTWANIGAYRRALSSYEVKMDAVPVLSRALDEPSAYEPVDPGAVLNTGVPRSLG
- a CDS encoding metal ABC transporter substrate-binding protein, with amino-acid sequence MSSRRLRRRTAPAVCAVAALALSGCAALTGEEESGGSAEGSRTIVAGLYPLAYVAERVAGDAFEVENLTSPGSEPHDLELGLSETAEVSDAALLLYLDSLQPAVDAAAEENAGGEVLDAASVVDLLPFEDEHDHADEGGDEHAGGDHADHDHDHEGHDHGDLDPHFWQDPVRMADLGDAVAERLAEIDPEEAETFRANAADLRADLEALDEEYAAGLADCARNTVVTSHDAFGYLEKYGLDMHAIAGISPDAEPSPAALAELQELIREDGVTTVFSESLASPKTAEVLADDAGVRTAVLDTAEGLTDETADEDYLSLMRANLAALQEANGC
- a CDS encoding metal ABC transporter ATP-binding protein — its product is MSTSSPGASEPVVELRDGAVAIAGRPILRHIDLSVHAGEFVTLLGPNGSGKSTLVRALVGLRPLTHGSLRLFGTPFESFRDWHRLGFVPQRSSAASGVPASVAEVVASGRLTRRRLLRPAGRADKAAVASALELVGLADRARDSVATLSGGQQQRVLIARALAGEPDLFFLDEPTAGVDLPNQQALADALGALSRGGSTVVLVTHELGPLEPLVDRTVVLRDGRIVYDGAPLQVDDAHGHHHPSPRRTDHHPGMVAPLDRPDEEVSW
- a CDS encoding metal ABC transporter permease, whose protein sequence is MIDLLGHPFMQRALIAAFVTGLAAPVIGTYLVQRRLALLGDGLGHVAVTGVALGLLTGVAPTWTAVVVAVLGAVAIEVIRERGSTSGDLALALLFYGGLAGGVMITGLADQSAARLNQYLFGSITSISVSDIWFTLGLAAVILLVGVGLLPQLFTVAQDQDFARVAGLNVRAYNLLVAVLAAVTVTIAMRTVGLLLVSAMMIVPVAASQQLARSFRATIIGAVVVGAGAAVGGLLLAAYISVRHDASVAPGPTIVLLALACFVATWPVGAWLRHRARLREPFPAGAVAPVPATDHDDHHHGPACGHLAVPHDDHVDYVHDGHRHAPHGQHYDEH